Within the Pseudomonas putida genome, the region AGCTGATCCACGGCCAGAGCAAGGCACTGATGACTGCCGACCAGACCAGCGCAAGCGTGGGCAGCCGGTTGCCGGTGAGCGCGCTGAGCCACAACTGGACCAGTTGGGCGATACCGAAGATCACCAGGATTACCAGGCTCTGCTGCCACATCGGGAACATGCGCAGACGCTGCTGCAGCGACAGCACCAGGAAGGTGATCAGGGTCAGGACCAGGGCGTTCTGCCCGAGCAACGTGCCATACAGCACATCCTCGGCCAGGCCCAGTACGAACGCAGTGGTCATGCCAACCTTGTTCGGGACCATGAGCGTCCAGAACGATACCAGCATCGCCAGCCACATTGGCCGGAACATCTCGAGAAACGGCGGCATGGGCGAGACGCTGAGTAGCAGGCCAATGGCGAAGGTCAGCCAAATGACCCACCCGTGGTTACGGCGCGTTTTGGCCATCATTGCCTCCGAGGCTGGGCAGGTGCCGCAGGCGCTGCGGCAGGGCTGGCGGGGGCTGCAGCCGGTGCAGCGGCCGGGGCCGGTACTGCACCGGCTGGGGCGGCGGGCGCGGCCGGGGCAGGCGCTGCCGTTGCAGGCGCGCCGGGGGTGGCCTGTTCGCCATTGGTACCAGGCTCTGCGGGGGCGGCTGCGCCCTTGCGGTCTGCCTCTTCCTGGGCCAGCGCCGCATCGGTGGCGCGCTGCTCCGGCGAACGCCGGTCGCTGAACACCAGCAGCATGTAGCGGCTGCGGTTGAGCGCGGCGGTAGGAATGGCACGAACGATTGCGAACGGCTGGCCGGAGTCATGGATCACTTCGTTGACCGTGGCCACCGGGTAGCCGGCCGGGAAGCGCTGGCCCATGCCGGAGCTCACCAGCAAGTCGCCTTCCTTGATGTCGGCCGTGTCGGCGACATGGCGCAGCTCCAGGCGCTCAGGGTTGCCTGTACCGCTGGCAATCGCGCGCAGGCCGTTACGATTGACCTGTACCGGGATGCTATGGGTGGTATCGGTCAGCAGCAGCACCCGTGAGGTGTAGGGCATCAGCTCGACCACCTGGCCCATCAGGCCGCGGGCGTCGAGTACCGGCTGGCCAAGGAACACCCCATCGCGCTCGCCTTTGTTGATCAGGATACGGTGGGTGAACGGGTTGGGGTCGACGCCGATCAGCTCGGCCACCTCGACCTTCTCGTTGACCAGTGCGGAGGAGTTGAGCAACTCGCGCAGGCGCACGTTCTGCTCGGTCAGGGCCGCCAGCTTCTGCAAGCGCCCCTGCAACAGCAGGGCTTCGGTCTTGAGCTTCTCGTTTTCCGCGATCAGTTCGTTACGGCTGCCGAACTGGCCCGCCACACCTTGCCACATCCGCTGAGGCAAGTCGGTGATCCAGTACGATTCCATCAGAACCAGGCCCATCTGACTACGCACGGGCTTGAGCAGGTCAAAGCGTGCATCGACCACCATCAGCGCGACCGAAAGCACCACTAACACGAGCAGGCGAACGCCCAGCGAAGGGCCCTTGGAGAAAAGCGGTTTAATGGGCCGTTCCTCGTGGACGACTCAGGAGGTCATTGGACATGGGACAACGCACCAGCCTGGTTGCGGGTTGACAGAAGCGGCGCCGCAACGGACGCCAGCCCAACGCATACAGGTAGCACTGCGCGCGCCACCTGTAAACCGGGCGCTCGATCACTCGCTGGAGAGCAGGTCCATCGCGTGCTTGTCCATCATCTCCAGGGCGCGACCGCCGCCACGGGCCACACAGGTCAGCGGGTCCTCGGCAACGATCACCGGCAAGCCGGTTTCCTGGGCCAGCAGCTTGTCGAGGTCACGCAGCAGCGCGCCACCACCGGTCAGCACCAGGCCACGCTCGGCGATGTCAGAGGCCAGCTCCGGCGGAGACTGCTCCAGGGCGCTCTTGACGGCCTGAACGATGGTCGCCAGCGACTCCTGCAGGGCTTCGAGCACTTCATTGGAGTTCAGGGTGAAGGCACGTGGCACGCCTTCGGCCAGGTTGCGGCCGCGCACGTCGACTTCACGCACTTCGCCGCCCGGGTAGGCGGTACCGATTTCCTGCTTGATGCGTTCGGCAGTGGATTCGCCGATCAGGCTGCCGTAGTTGCGGCGCACATAGGTGACGATGGCCTCGTCGAAGCGGTCGCCGCCAACGCGGACAGACTCGGCGTAGACCA harbors:
- the mreD gene encoding rod shape-determining protein MreD codes for the protein MAKTRRNHGWVIWLTFAIGLLLSVSPMPPFLEMFRPMWLAMLVSFWTLMVPNKVGMTTAFVLGLAEDVLYGTLLGQNALVLTLITFLVLSLQQRLRMFPMWQQSLVILVIFGIAQLVQLWLSALTGNRLPTLALVWSAVISALLWPWISFALRDLRRRLHIN
- the mreC gene encoding rod shape-determining protein MreC, producing the protein MLVVLSVALMVVDARFDLLKPVRSQMGLVLMESYWITDLPQRMWQGVAGQFGSRNELIAENEKLKTEALLLQGRLQKLAALTEQNVRLRELLNSSALVNEKVEVAELIGVDPNPFTHRILINKGERDGVFLGQPVLDARGLMGQVVELMPYTSRVLLLTDTTHSIPVQVNRNGLRAIASGTGNPERLELRHVADTADIKEGDLLVSSGMGQRFPAGYPVATVNEVIHDSGQPFAIVRAIPTAALNRSRYMLLVFSDRRSPEQRATDAALAQEEADRKGAAAPAEPGTNGEQATPGAPATAAPAPAAPAAPAGAVPAPAAAPAAAPASPAAAPAAPAQPRRQ